The Sulfurimonas sp. HSL-1716 sequence AAGCAAAGATCATCAGAGAACTTACGCTGAACTTCGAGATCATCCAAAACCACTTTAAATGGTTTTACCTGACTATATTTCCTCTTTTTGGTTTGAAACAGGAGATCATGAAAGCTCTTCATCCGTCTCAGCTGATGGGAAAAGCCATAGCGCTCTTTGGCGGCCAGTACCCGCATACTTCGTATGCTATAGTGGGAGGAGTTGCCTGCGAGATCACCAATATGGATATCATTAAACTGCAGCGCTACATAGACGAGACGATAGGATTTTTTGAGAAAAATGTCGCAAATGCGGATATTCAAACGCTGCAAAAACTCGAAAACACGGCAGATATCATGACAAAGCAGGGTGATTTGCCCGATATCTTAAGAACGATAGAAAAGAACGGCTGGCAGAAACTTGGCAAAAGCTACGACAGATTTATAGCTTTTGGGGAAAACAGCTGTTTTGCAAAAGGCAAGCTGCTTAACGCCAGGATATACCGTAACGTCTTTGTCGAAGATGTGAGAGAATCCGATTCGACGACGTCGTTTGCAAAAAGCGTTCACTATCTCGACAGATATTATGAGGTAGGGCCTCTTGCCCGTGCAATGATCAAAAAAAATCCTCTTATCAAAGATGCGCACGGCAGATATGAAGACAGTATGTTCACAAGGATTTTAGCCCGTGTATATGAGATAGCAGGGCTTTTAACGCATTCAAGATCACTGATCGAAGAACTGGATCTGAGCGAGCCCTCTTACATAAAACCCGATATCGACATATCTCAGCTCAATTCAAGCGGTTCTTCGGCCGTAGAGGCGGCCAGAGGAACTCTGATCCATAAAGTAGAGATCGAAAACTCGGTAATAAAAAACTACGAGATCATTACTCCCACACAATGGAACCTGTGCGGCGGGGATAATAAAAACCGCGGTGTCTCCCAAAAAGCGATGATAGGACTCAATAATACAGATATCGCAGAACTGGTTTTCAAGACTTTTGATGTCTGCTCGGTCTGCACCACTCATTAAACACAAAATAACATATAACTTTTTATTATTTAAGCAATCTTGAAGATTTATTTCTTTACAATTTAGCTAATTGAATGAACATTCATTTTTCAAGGAGTTTGGTATGCCGGATAGAATCGAAGGGGTGAAGAAGTTGTTTACCTCAAGGAGCGCTCGAGTCGAGACGAACAAAGGTGAGTCTTATTACAACGATCTGTTTGAGAGGTGTCAGACACGATTACGGGAACTACGGGTATCACAGCCTGCAAACGACCGGCTGGATTTTAGCGAAGTGTTAAGTAACAACGGCGTCGACAGACGCGATTTTATGAAATGGGTGAGCGCGACGACGGCGATGCTTATGCTTCCTCCGATGTTCTCCCCTTTAGTGGCCGAAGCCGCGGAGCTTATGAACCGCGCTCCGGTCATCTGGCTGGAACTCCAAGACTGCGCGGGCAACTCCGAAGCGCTTTTGCGTTCTGACGGGCCCAAGATTGACGAGATCGTCTTGGATATCATCTCTTTGGAGTTCCATGAAACGCTTCAGGCCGCAGCGGGCTTTCAGGCGGAAAAACAGCTCGAAGACGCGATCAAGACCTTTAAAGGCAAATACCTGCTCTTTGTAGAAGGCTCGGTGCCTATGGGGATGAACGGCCAGTACGGCACCATAGGTGCAGGCGCGGAGACCTTTTACGATCACCTGATGCGTGTCTCCAAAGATGCTGCGGCAGTCGTGGCAGTAGGCGCGTGCGCGACATTCGGCGGTATTCCCGCGGCTGCTCCCAACCCGACACAGGCCGTGGGCGTCATGGACGTCGTAAAAGGCAAACCCCTCATTAACATCCCCGCCTGTCCGGCAAACCCGGCCAACATGGTAGGGGTCGTTATCCACTATATCCTCACGGGACAGCTTCCCGAACTCGATTCCCTGCTGCGTCCGAAATTCGCCTTTGGATACCGTATCCATGACAACTGCGAAAGACGCGCGCACTTCGATGCGGGAGAGTATGTGGAAGAGTGGGGCGACGAGGGAGCGAAGAACAATTTTTGTCTGTACAAGATGGGATGTAAAGGCCCGATGACGTTTAACAACTGCTCCATCATACGCTATAACGAAGCGGTGAACTGGCCGATCGGGGTCGGACGCGGATGTATCGGCTGTTCGGAACCCGATTTCTGGGATAAATACGCATATGAACGCCCGATGGCAAACGCGAAGATAAAAGCGCCGGCGGGCGGAGTCGAGAAAAGCGTCGATGAGTTCGGTCTGGGACTGCTCACCGCAGCGGGTATAGGTATAGGTATTCATGCGATCGCCAGTGCAATCGGCGGTAAAAAAGAAGACGGAGGAGCAGAATAATGAGCAAGAAACATATCGTAGTGGATCCTATAACACGTATAGAGGGGCATCTGAGGATCGAGGCGGTCATAGACGAGAACAACACCATAGTAGACGCATACAGCGCATCGACGATGTTCCGCGGGATAGAGACCATCCTGCAGGGGCGCGATCCGCGCGACTGCGGACTCTTGGCTATGCGTATCTGCGGCGTGTGTACGGGTACGCATTACCAGAGATCCATCGAGGCCGTCGAAGATGCATTTGATATCACCATCCCTAAAAACGCGCGTATCGTGCGCAACCTGATTCAGGGATCGCTCTATGTCCATGACCATCTCGTACACTTCTACCATCTGCATGCACTTGATTTCGTGGATGTGGTCTCCGCACTCTCGGCAGATCCCGCAAAAACCGCCGCAGAAGCCAGAAAGTGGGCAGGTGTCGCGGGCGTGAACCCGTATACCGACGGTCAAGGCGAGTTCAAGGAGATCCAGGACCGTGTCGCCAAGTTCGTAAAACAGGGACGCCTTGGAATATTTGGCAACGGGTACTGGGGCAACAAACACTATAAACTGACCCCCGAACAGAACCTCATAGGCGTGGCGCACTACCTAAAGGCGCTGGATATTCAGCGCGACCTGGCGAAGATGCAGGCGATATTCGGCGGAAAGAACCCGCATCCACAGTCCATCGTGGTGGGCGGTGTGACCTGTGTGCAGGATATCGAGAACCCTGCGCGTATAGCCCTGTTCAAACAGCTGCTCTCAGACGGTACGAGATTCGTAAAAGAGGCATACCTTCCCGATGTTTACATGGCGGGGACGATGTACGCCGATGAGGCGACCGATTCAAAAGCCACCTTCAGCGAGCTGATGGAGGGCAAAGGCGTAGGCGGAACGGGAGGCGGTCTGCTTAACTATATGAGCTACGGGGATTTTCGTCTGGACGATACCGGCTTTTATAAATCCGCTCTGCTTTTTCCCAGCGGCATAGTGTACGGCGGCGATATCTCCAAAGTACAGGATGTGGACCCTCAAAAGATCGCAGAGGACGTCACGCATGCCTGGTATGAGGGAAGCAAACCTCTACACCCTTACGACGGTCAGACCATTCCTAAATATACAGGTCTTGACAAACGCTCAGACGGTATCGCCTACCTGAAGACGAATGAGAAATACAGCTGGATAAAATCTCCTATCTACAACGATACCCGCGTAGAAGTGGGACCGCTTGCGCGTATGATCGTGGGAGTGGCAAGAAAAGACGAGAGGATCACCAAATACGTGATGAACTTCTTAAAACGCGGAAACCTTCCGGTCTCCGTGCTCTTTAGTACCGTAGGAAGAACCGCGGCGCGCGCGGTGGAGACGGAGCTGATGGCCGATATGCTCGTCGAGTGGGCGGATGAACTCGCCGCAAACGCAGCAGCGGGCGATCTTCGCACCTGGACGGAGTTTGACTTTGATAAAGTGAGCGTAAAGACCAAAGGTATGGGACTTGCAGAAGCGCCCCGCGGTGCTTTGGGACACTGGGTAAAAATAGCAGACGGCAAGGTCGCCAACTATCAGGCCGTGGTCCCTTCTACCTGGAACGCCGGACCGCGTGATTATAAGGGAAGGATGGGTGCATACGAGGCAAGCCTCATCGGCACGAAAGTGGCCGACCCACAGCAGCCTTTGGAGATCATCCGCACCATCCATAGCTTCGACCCGTGTATCGCCTGTGCGGTGCATGTGCTCGATACGAAGGGCAAAGAGCTGGGCGTCTATAAGATAGACACGCAGTGCAGTGTCTAAGGAGGCTTATCATGAACTCTGAACATAAACAGGTAAGACGCATGACGAGTGCGGGACGTATCATCCACTGGGCGAATGCGATCTCGATGGTCGTTGCGATCATAACGGGTCTGTATATAGGGCATCCCTATTACCAGACACTCATCGCCGATGGCGCGGTGGACAAGTATGTGATGGCATGGAACAGATGGGGGCACTTCATAGT is a genomic window containing:
- a CDS encoding nickel-dependent hydrogenase large subunit, encoding MSKKHIVVDPITRIEGHLRIEAVIDENNTIVDAYSASTMFRGIETILQGRDPRDCGLLAMRICGVCTGTHYQRSIEAVEDAFDITIPKNARIVRNLIQGSLYVHDHLVHFYHLHALDFVDVVSALSADPAKTAAEARKWAGVAGVNPYTDGQGEFKEIQDRVAKFVKQGRLGIFGNGYWGNKHYKLTPEQNLIGVAHYLKALDIQRDLAKMQAIFGGKNPHPQSIVVGGVTCVQDIENPARIALFKQLLSDGTRFVKEAYLPDVYMAGTMYADEATDSKATFSELMEGKGVGGTGGGLLNYMSYGDFRLDDTGFYKSALLFPSGIVYGGDISKVQDVDPQKIAEDVTHAWYEGSKPLHPYDGQTIPKYTGLDKRSDGIAYLKTNEKYSWIKSPIYNDTRVEVGPLARMIVGVARKDERITKYVMNFLKRGNLPVSVLFSTVGRTAARAVETELMADMLVEWADELAANAAAGDLRTWTEFDFDKVSVKTKGMGLAEAPRGALGHWVKIADGKVANYQAVVPSTWNAGPRDYKGRMGAYEASLIGTKVADPQQPLEIIRTIHSFDPCIACAVHVLDTKGKELGVYKIDTQCSV
- a CDS encoding hydrogenase small subunit encodes the protein MPDRIEGVKKLFTSRSARVETNKGESYYNDLFERCQTRLRELRVSQPANDRLDFSEVLSNNGVDRRDFMKWVSATTAMLMLPPMFSPLVAEAAELMNRAPVIWLELQDCAGNSEALLRSDGPKIDEIVLDIISLEFHETLQAAAGFQAEKQLEDAIKTFKGKYLLFVEGSVPMGMNGQYGTIGAGAETFYDHLMRVSKDAAAVVAVGACATFGGIPAAAPNPTQAVGVMDVVKGKPLINIPACPANPANMVGVVIHYILTGQLPELDSLLRPKFAFGYRIHDNCERRAHFDAGEYVEEWGDEGAKNNFCLYKMGCKGPMTFNNCSIIRYNEAVNWPIGVGRGCIGCSEPDFWDKYAYERPMANAKIKAPAGGVEKSVDEFGLGLLTAAGIGIGIHAIASAIGGKKEDGGAE
- a CDS encoding nickel-dependent hydrogenase large subunit, with translation MIKLIEKIEGEAKLNFSFQEGRIDDVQVDFMSSRGIEEILKGKSPLDALVINPRVCGICGHAHLIATVQALESCYEDIKISKKAKIIRELTLNFEIIQNHFKWFYLTIFPLFGLKQEIMKALHPSQLMGKAIALFGGQYPHTSYAIVGGVACEITNMDIIKLQRYIDETIGFFEKNVANADIQTLQKLENTADIMTKQGDLPDILRTIEKNGWQKLGKSYDRFIAFGENSCFAKGKLLNARIYRNVFVEDVRESDSTTSFAKSVHYLDRYYEVGPLARAMIKKNPLIKDAHGRYEDSMFTRILARVYEIAGLLTHSRSLIEELDLSEPSYIKPDIDISQLNSSGSSAVEAARGTLIHKVEIENSVIKNYEIITPTQWNLCGGDNKNRGVSQKAMIGLNNTDIAELVFKTFDVCSVCTTH